The following are encoded in a window of Candidatus Babeliales bacterium genomic DNA:
- a CDS encoding metallophosphoesterase, with translation MIKRAKAKAKRVRHKLKLTPTMFVVAGGATVFILVLFLFVPQPFYREGFETLAHINQHAATLDELRPMEGSNFSRPDFSKYYATFVPTLGKRIKGKVNRILRVLHLKKAPLWSSSFFRNILEEVIAEREKRGWSAKPIVQKAMLDPQSRVVVFGDLQGAFHSLTRDLNELKNLQIIDEQLRIMQPNYFIVFKGNVINRSPYTLETLSIVLRLMQRNPDNVIYLKGKNEYYDYWKEHTLRDELKTKTADQSTKKYSMVKEVQKFFQTLPLGFYGTIDTGQSVVAVRISPYGRKSKKAAAMDEATYADFLTTPSQERLATFDLNMRTQGPQPSSERLMVKAIIHAISKRNNYEPTDGMYLLGADDGALAWTFLSCPTQPYRMITMFFFDAFGVIYGDADINQWKIALYNRDMRKTQDLTFKARWQYLFSGYDEQGRMIATGLSGEEQQYVNQIIQQLKTSFQGKEGLSEKDFLGQLQAIQQDLERKGVATPQPQALPIEMQQRGVPVPVETDASDSSD, from the coding sequence ATGATTAAACGTGCAAAAGCAAAAGCAAAAAGAGTGAGGCATAAACTTAAGTTAACGCCAACTATGTTTGTAGTAGCAGGTGGCGCAACAGTTTTTATTTTGGTCCTTTTTTTGTTCGTGCCACAGCCATTTTATCGTGAAGGCTTTGAGACACTTGCGCACATTAATCAGCATGCTGCAACGCTCGATGAATTGCGGCCCATGGAAGGGAGCAATTTTTCTCGGCCCGATTTTTCAAAATATTATGCTACCTTTGTACCAACGTTGGGCAAGCGCATTAAAGGTAAAGTAAATCGTATTTTAAGGGTGTTACATCTCAAAAAAGCACCATTGTGGTCATCTAGTTTTTTTAGAAATATTTTAGAAGAGGTTATTGCCGAGCGCGAAAAGCGTGGCTGGTCTGCTAAGCCAATTGTTCAAAAAGCGATGCTAGACCCACAAAGCCGCGTTGTTGTTTTTGGGGATCTTCAAGGAGCTTTTCATTCATTAACGCGTGATTTAAATGAACTTAAAAACCTTCAAATTATTGATGAACAGCTGCGCATTATGCAACCAAACTATTTTATTGTTTTTAAAGGCAATGTTATCAATCGTTCGCCATACACGCTGGAAACCCTTTCAATAGTGTTGCGCTTGATGCAGCGCAATCCAGACAATGTTATTTATTTGAAGGGTAAAAATGAGTATTACGATTATTGGAAAGAGCATACGCTGCGCGATGAATTAAAAACAAAAACAGCCGATCAGTCGACTAAAAAATATTCCATGGTAAAAGAGGTACAAAAGTTTTTCCAAACCTTACCGCTTGGTTTTTATGGCACTATCGATACGGGACAATCTGTTGTTGCCGTGCGCATTTCTCCGTATGGTCGCAAAAGTAAAAAAGCTGCGGCAATGGATGAAGCAACGTATGCCGACTTTTTAACAACGCCGTCGCAAGAGCGTTTGGCAACATTCGATTTAAACATGCGTACGCAAGGGCCGCAACCATCGAGCGAGCGTTTAATGGTTAAAGCAATTATTCATGCTATTTCTAAGCGCAATAATTACGAACCAACCGATGGCATGTATTTGTTGGGTGCCGACGATGGTGCGCTGGCGTGGACATTTCTTTCGTGTCCAACGCAGCCTTATCGCATGATCACTATGTTTTTCTTTGATGCTTTTGGTGTTATTTATGGCGATGCAGATATCAATCAGTGGAAGATTGCGTTGTACAATCGCGATATGCGCAAAACACAAGATCTTACCTTTAAAGCCCGTTGGCAGTATCTCTTTTCTGGTTATGACGAGCAAGGGCGCATGATTGCTACCGGCTTAAGCGGTGAAGAGCAGCAGTATGTTAATCAAATTATTCAACAACTTAAGACTTCGTTTCAGGGTAAAGAAGGCTTGAGCGAAAAAGATTTCTTGGGTCAGCTCCAAGCAATTCAGCAAGATCTTGAGCGCAAAGGTGTAGCTACACCACAGCCACAGGCGCTTCCGATAGAAATGCAACAACGTGGTGTGCCGGTACCAGTTGAAACTGACGCTTCCGATTCAAGTGACTAG
- a CDS encoding fasciclin domain-containing protein gives MKKYLGLVCLLFATTLHADTVWDVMKKREDLSLFCLAMHLAKAEGIAQANEFTPVYGLYVPVIIFAPNNEAWIKAGFPEEKMKAIAAQEGFIEGGPEEARSKTLRTLLKQHVCFKANEPVNALRPEYERAVGPKLKVVKEKIQAFSTKANIVVPDLKGDNGMVHVIDAILDTEPDEKL, from the coding sequence ATGAAAAAATATCTTGGCCTTGTGTGTCTACTCTTTGCCACCACCCTGCACGCAGATACTGTGTGGGACGTTATGAAAAAGCGCGAAGATTTGAGCCTTTTTTGCCTGGCCATGCATTTGGCCAAAGCCGAAGGCATTGCGCAAGCAAATGAGTTTACACCGGTTTATGGGTTGTACGTGCCAGTAATTATTTTTGCACCCAACAATGAAGCCTGGATTAAAGCGGGCTTTCCTGAAGAAAAAATGAAAGCAATTGCTGCACAAGAAGGTTTTATTGAGGGCGGCCCAGAAGAAGCCCGTTCAAAAACATTGCGCACATTACTCAAGCAGCACGTTTGTTTTAAAGCAAACGAACCAGTAAATGCCTTGCGACCTGAATATGAACGCGCAGTTGGGCCCAAACTAAAAGTTGTTAAAGAAAAAATTCAAGCTTTCTCAACAAAAGCAAACATTGTGGTACCTGACTTGAAAGGTGACAACGGCATGGTGCACGTTATTGATGCGATTTTAGATACAGAGCCTGACGAAAAGCTGTAA
- a CDS encoding ABC transporter substrate-binding protein has translation MLKKIVLIALCSSFGFGQLAAQALQQVPQEEQGMQQAPAQQVTQEAVGYPPIPLAQTPQGVTEIPVCTSYSLRGDYVFIGELMLSASKNFFKEIDAQLRKQQEIWFTLRDRGNNEQGSEKLAKLVSTTSPLVLGLVGTELFFSIEQLLQEKKMLLLFPTEGISSLRKAQYENVIYFRPSYKKELAALIDYTLNKRYKRKIAVLYEASEWGESIFTDVKDLLSQYGVEPVEWASFPQGTVEIGLALDRIAQAKRTPNAIFCLTHPRAAYTFVRNALNVGLHNALFVGLSNLNIVQSLIKTSLGIDIVVSSVVPNPQAATIPLVSEYKQMAQGLLVTRADSPFYFEAFIGQRLLVECLQRLQGSITIENIIQTFQNFQNMDFFGLPIHFNSRERVLGHDVWINPGMTRPWILGRAS, from the coding sequence GTGCTTAAAAAAATAGTACTCATAGCTTTGTGCAGTAGTTTTGGTTTTGGACAGCTTGCAGCGCAGGCATTGCAGCAAGTGCCGCAAGAAGAGCAGGGAATGCAACAAGCTCCTGCTCAGCAAGTAACACAAGAAGCTGTTGGCTACCCGCCCATTCCTCTTGCGCAGACGCCTCAGGGGGTTACCGAAATTCCCGTCTGTACGTCCTATTCATTGCGCGGGGACTATGTATTTATTGGTGAGTTAATGTTGAGTGCCTCAAAGAATTTTTTTAAAGAAATTGATGCACAGTTGCGCAAGCAGCAAGAAATCTGGTTTACGTTGCGAGACAGAGGCAATAATGAGCAGGGCAGTGAAAAACTTGCTAAGCTTGTTTCAACCACTTCGCCCCTGGTTTTGGGGTTGGTTGGTACCGAGTTGTTCTTTTCTATCGAGCAGTTGTTGCAAGAAAAAAAAATGCTTCTCCTCTTTCCAACCGAAGGTATCAGTTCATTGCGTAAAGCTCAGTACGAAAATGTTATTTACTTTCGGCCTTCCTACAAAAAAGAGTTAGCTGCATTAATAGATTATACACTCAATAAGCGCTACAAGCGTAAGATTGCGGTTTTGTACGAAGCAAGTGAGTGGGGCGAGAGTATTTTTACTGACGTAAAAGACTTGTTAAGTCAGTACGGTGTTGAGCCGGTTGAGTGGGCGTCGTTTCCGCAGGGCACGGTAGAAATAGGTTTGGCGTTGGACCGCATAGCGCAGGCCAAGCGCACACCAAATGCTATTTTTTGTTTGACGCATCCACGAGCGGCCTACACATTTGTGCGCAATGCTCTTAACGTTGGCTTACACAATGCGCTTTTTGTTGGCCTTTCAAATTTAAATATTGTTCAATCGCTCATTAAAACGTCGCTGGGCATAGACATTGTTGTGTCGTCGGTAGTGCCCAACCCGCAGGCGGCTACTATTCCGTTGGTTAGTGAATATAAACAGATGGCGCAAGGTTTGCTAGTAACGCGAGCAGACTCGCCATTTTATTTTGAAGCGTTTATTGGGCAGCGGTTATTAGTTGAGTGTTTACAGCGGTTGCAAGGTTCTATCACGATTGAAAATATTATTCAAACGTTTCAAAATTTTCAAAACATGGATTTTTTTGGTTTGCCAATACACTTTAACAGTCGCGAGCGAGTTTTAGGACATGATGTGTGGATTAATCCTGGCATGACACGGCCGTGGATACTGGGCCGAGCAAGCTGA
- the uppS gene encoding di-trans,poly-cis-decaprenylcistransferase, whose amino-acid sequence MHNSMIRTWFVLCLFFLSFTSLSANSLATDYVAADLVLTSTAHTLLDLVTANSSATICGVKSHSGIIVQAVEKLKHVAIIPDGNRRWARSQGHESLYGHTVGFSQVAPRIITDLFDLGVHTVTLWCCSPENYNRSVSEVSNVGVACNLMLNTLRDVAKKRGVRIVRLGRKDRIPGDSMRLLDLSEKETLLYTNHVLNLAVDYGSCDELCRACTKLIAQAKPGSKITQEMLAQTLDTSGQPYPNPDLIIRTSGESRLSGFMMWQAAYSELYFTHKHFPEFDRSLLIEAITEFSNRKRRYGL is encoded by the coding sequence GTGCATAACAGTATGATTCGCACCTGGTTTGTTTTGTGTCTGTTTTTTCTTTCGTTCACATCTCTTTCTGCCAACTCATTGGCAACTGATTACGTTGCGGCTGACTTGGTCCTCACATCAACTGCGCATACGCTGCTCGATTTAGTTACTGCCAATTCAAGTGCTACCATTTGTGGTGTTAAAAGTCATAGCGGCATTATTGTGCAGGCGGTAGAAAAACTTAAACATGTGGCAATAATTCCGGATGGCAACCGCCGGTGGGCGCGCAGTCAAGGCCACGAATCGCTGTACGGCCACACCGTTGGCTTTTCTCAAGTTGCGCCACGCATTATTACCGATCTGTTCGATCTTGGCGTGCATACCGTTACCCTGTGGTGTTGCTCGCCAGAAAATTATAATCGCTCAGTTAGCGAAGTGAGCAACGTTGGTGTTGCCTGCAATCTGATGCTCAATACGCTGCGCGACGTGGCAAAAAAACGTGGCGTGCGCATTGTGCGGCTCGGCCGCAAAGACCGCATTCCCGGTGATTCTATGAGACTGTTGGATTTATCTGAAAAAGAAACATTGTTGTACACAAACCATGTGCTTAATTTGGCCGTTGATTATGGTAGTTGCGACGAACTTTGTCGCGCATGCACTAAGCTGATTGCCCAAGCCAAGCCGGGCAGTAAAATTACACAAGAAATGCTTGCTCAAACGCTCGACACGTCTGGCCAGCCGTACCCCAACCCCGATCTGATTATTCGCACGTCGGGCGAGAGCCGCCTTTCCGGTTTTATGATGTGGCAGGCGGCGTATAGTGAGCTTTATTTTACGCACAAGCACTTTCCTGAGTTTGACCGCTCACTGCTGATTGAAGCGATTACTGAATTTAGTAACCGCAAGCGGCGCTACGGGCTTTAA
- a CDS encoding ankyrin repeat domain-containing protein: MKKLLSILFTSLIFSVYAQQEQLPAVEQPLTSVKLVKEKKHKSLYSQLIDYSCDGKVEKLRKAVVRAKEKGRSVDLDETRLTPLHFASLGGHTECINVLLDAGADVNAVVQESEDYCGYTPLCFAIRWEKFEAIKLLLDRGASANVMSEKSGVTPLSLALDTQNIECLKLLLERGAEPICEELDKLLFCAVSHKDSDFLQSLLKKDVGSLEELDGFNLLCEAASRGSLECMQLLLDYGFSPNLVDTEKKVESSPLHIVASLADIACVKLLLCHGANPNFVARGYTPLHEAVYNGSVECLKLLLDHGATPNTVNDNAWMMYSTPLHAAVWCGLVDCLALLLEHGANPNAGVVKEEGMVFTPLHQAVGRENVTCVKLLLEHGADPNIMTTLSGASSEESEESVEFVYTPLLLASRNSECIKLLLDHGANPNAVVDWNGLVGSNILHQAIFVGNIEGVKLLLEYGADPNATYDCKYDRVEGKAPLHEAIFGENVECIKLLLQHGADPNATYTKNERTGLTSLHICQNIECVTILLEHGTNPNAVDKDEVFDGRTPLHEAVDRKNVEYIKLLLQYGADPNSTFTDKKQGIGGITPLHMAHNVESIKVLLACGADPSFVTNGKYKEYSPLHEAIPNKGIEFIKLLLEYGADPDAIYENMETGTKRVTPLHSAAFHGNIECIKLLIQRGANPLKFQRTPSRHEITPLHVAAHSGSVECVQFFLESGIDPNICLKDGLTNDICPMHSAAQGGKIECMKILERYGAKLDKVDAGGYTPLHMAATSGSLEAVNFLLARGVNVNAVSNFFRETPLHWAAREGNPAVVSALIAYKAKINAKNSEGMTPLHLAAKNNQAEVCYLLLKRGAKAKIRSNDSSSKKKYHNKIPRDIARDLGNVALEKFLKYADYSIFPKKYISRSGPCICKICDLEIKVNGLVLETACNHFFHPNCLKNYEDNKKCPVCQKSNVPKGQSLFINAKN; this comes from the coding sequence GTGAAGAAACTTCTGAGTATTCTTTTTACATCATTAATATTTTCAGTGTACGCCCAGCAAGAGCAGCTTCCTGCAGTTGAGCAGCCTTTAACATCTGTTAAGCTTGTTAAAGAAAAAAAGCACAAATCTCTTTACTCACAACTTATTGATTATTCTTGTGATGGAAAAGTAGAAAAGTTACGAAAAGCAGTTGTTCGGGCAAAAGAAAAAGGGCGCTCTGTTGATTTGGATGAAACTCGTTTGACGCCTCTTCACTTTGCTTCTTTGGGTGGTCATACTGAGTGTATAAATGTTCTTCTTGATGCCGGTGCTGATGTAAATGCTGTTGTTCAAGAGAGTGAAGATTATTGTGGCTATACGCCGCTTTGTTTTGCAATAAGGTGGGAGAAATTTGAGGCAATAAAATTGCTTCTTGACAGAGGCGCCTCTGCCAATGTGATGTCAGAAAAATCCGGCGTAACTCCTTTGTCGCTTGCGCTTGATACGCAGAATATTGAATGTCTAAAATTACTTTTAGAACGCGGGGCAGAGCCTATTTGTGAAGAATTGGACAAACTTCTTTTTTGTGCCGTTTCTCATAAAGACAGTGATTTTTTACAGTCGCTTCTAAAAAAAGATGTTGGTTCTCTTGAAGAATTAGATGGATTTAACCTGCTTTGCGAAGCTGCTTCTCGAGGAAGTCTTGAGTGCATGCAGTTACTTCTTGACTATGGCTTTAGTCCCAATCTTGTTGATACGGAAAAAAAGGTGGAGAGTTCGCCATTGCATATAGTAGCCTCTCTGGCTGATATTGCTTGTGTAAAGTTGCTTCTTTGTCATGGTGCTAATCCAAATTTTGTAGCGAGAGGATATACACCATTACATGAAGCTGTTTATAACGGCAGTGTTGAGTGTTTGAAGTTACTTCTTGATCACGGTGCTACGCCAAATACTGTAAATGATAATGCTTGGATGATGTATTCCACGCCCTTGCATGCAGCGGTTTGGTGTGGGCTTGTTGATTGCCTAGCATTACTTCTTGAGCATGGAGCTAATCCTAATGCTGGCGTTGTTAAAGAAGAAGGTATGGTTTTTACGCCTTTGCACCAAGCTGTTGGTAGAGAAAATGTTACTTGTGTAAAATTACTTCTTGAGCATGGGGCGGACCCAAATATTATGACCACACTATCTGGGGCATCTTCTGAAGAATCAGAGGAATCTGTAGAGTTTGTATATACGCCACTGCTTTTAGCTTCAAGAAATTCTGAATGTATAAAATTGCTTCTTGACCATGGGGCGAATCCTAATGCTGTGGTTGACTGGAATGGTTTGGTAGGAAGTAATATATTGCACCAAGCTATTTTTGTTGGAAATATTGAAGGGGTGAAATTGTTATTGGAGTATGGTGCCGATCCAAATGCTACCTATGATTGTAAATATGATCGCGTTGAAGGGAAGGCGCCTCTACACGAAGCTATATTTGGTGAAAATGTTGAGTGTATAAAATTACTTTTGCAACATGGGGCTGATCCAAATGCTACTTATACAAAAAATGAAAGAACAGGATTAACTTCGCTACATATTTGTCAAAACATTGAATGTGTAACTATTCTTTTGGAGCATGGTACCAATCCAAACGCTGTTGATAAGGATGAAGTTTTTGATGGCAGGACGCCACTGCATGAAGCTGTTGACAGAAAAAATGTCGAGTATATAAAATTGCTTTTGCAATACGGTGCCGATCCAAATTCCACGTTTACGGATAAAAAGCAAGGCATCGGAGGAATAACGCCATTGCATATGGCTCACAATGTTGAAAGCATAAAGGTTCTTTTGGCGTGCGGTGCTGATCCAAGCTTTGTAACGAATGGAAAATACAAAGAATATTCTCCTTTGCATGAGGCTATTCCAAATAAGGGTATTGAGTTTATAAAATTACTTCTAGAGTATGGGGCTGATCCAGATGCTATCTATGAGAATATGGAGACAGGCACAAAAAGAGTAACGCCACTGCATAGTGCTGCCTTTCACGGCAATATTGAATGTATAAAGTTACTTATTCAACGCGGAGCGAATCCGTTAAAATTTCAAAGGACTCCTTCAAGGCATGAAATAACTCCTCTGCATGTGGCTGCCCATTCAGGAAGTGTTGAGTGTGTACAGTTTTTTCTTGAAAGCGGAATTGATCCCAATATTTGCTTAAAAGATGGATTAACGAATGATATTTGTCCTATGCATTCAGCGGCCCAGGGAGGCAAGATTGAATGTATGAAGATTTTAGAACGCTATGGGGCCAAGCTGGATAAGGTAGATGCGGGTGGTTATACCCCCTTGCATATGGCTGCAACAAGTGGTTCCCTTGAGGCGGTGAATTTTCTTCTTGCAAGGGGTGTCAATGTGAATGCTGTTTCCAATTTTTTTCGTGAAACTCCATTGCATTGGGCTGCGAGAGAGGGGAACCCTGCGGTAGTATCGGCTCTTATTGCGTATAAAGCTAAAATAAATGCCAAAAATTCAGAAGGTATGACTCCTCTGCATCTGGCGGCAAAAAATAATCAGGCCGAAGTTTGTTATCTACTTCTTAAACGTGGCGCAAAAGCTAAGATACGAAGTAACGATTCGAGTAGTAAGAAAAAATATCACAACAAAATACCGCGCGACATAGCGCGTGATCTTGGCAATGTTGCCTTGGAAAAATTTCTCAAATATGCCGATTATTCGATTTTTCCTAAAAAATATATAAGTCGCTCTGGGCCGTGTATCTGCAAAATTTGCGACCTTGAGATTAAGGTCAATGGGCTGGTTTTAGAGACTGCTTGTAACCATTTCTTCCATCCAAATTGCCTTAAGAATTACGAAGATAATAAAAAGTGCCCGGTGTGTCAGAAAAGTAATGTGCCAAAAGGGCAGAGCTTATTTATTAATGCAAAAAACTGA
- a CDS encoding ABC transporter substrate-binding protein — protein sequence MKIKNIVLFFSFALSLAAQWQCVATAEQQSAYPALPVQRDDGKTIIPLCSSFALHGDNALVGKQMLASSLNFLKGMEFLPEESRGRGSFLVRHRGNNELLGREGTKNAKNMITQQSPLVAGLMGTEMFLSLEGWMRKKKALFLFPFEGNVSLRQKKYENVIYFRPSYEKEIETLVNYVVKKRFRSEIAILYEASEWGKRALQTLTASLQRRGIQAVKTASYPQGSVRVKPALKELVSASPNVIFCLAHARPAYNFIGKALDAGLHNALFVGLSELNTIQKLLKTARGIDLIVSSVVPDPQNSDTQIAREYREAMKSFLSFRADTPFYFEAYLGLELLTECISRVEGVPTIPKIIAGFEKFNEVYKGFEVRFNPVDRSLSPRVWINEGVGKPLISDKESENDE from the coding sequence ATGAAGATTAAAAATATAGTTCTGTTTTTTTCTTTTGCGCTAAGCCTGGCCGCTCAATGGCAGTGCGTAGCAACGGCCGAGCAGCAAAGTGCCTATCCAGCATTGCCGGTCCAGCGGGACGATGGCAAAACAATTATACCGCTCTGTTCATCGTTTGCCCTGCACGGTGACAATGCGTTGGTTGGCAAGCAGATGCTGGCAAGCTCGCTCAATTTTTTAAAAGGTATGGAATTTTTGCCAGAAGAGAGCCGTGGGCGCGGGAGCTTTTTGGTGCGGCATCGTGGCAACAATGAGCTACTGGGGCGGGAGGGGACCAAGAACGCAAAGAATATGATTACGCAGCAGTCGCCATTGGTTGCAGGGTTGATGGGCACAGAAATGTTTTTGTCGCTTGAAGGGTGGATGCGTAAAAAGAAGGCGCTCTTTTTGTTTCCTTTTGAAGGCAATGTTTCGTTGCGGCAAAAAAAATATGAAAACGTTATTTACTTTCGGCCGTCGTATGAAAAAGAGATTGAGACGCTGGTAAATTATGTGGTCAAAAAACGCTTCCGCAGTGAGATTGCTATTTTGTATGAAGCAAGTGAGTGGGGCAAGCGTGCGCTGCAAACGTTGACGGCAAGTTTGCAGCGGCGTGGGATTCAAGCGGTTAAGACTGCCTCGTACCCGCAGGGGTCGGTGCGGGTTAAGCCGGCGCTCAAAGAGCTGGTCAGTGCTTCGCCCAACGTTATTTTTTGTCTGGCGCATGCGCGGCCTGCGTATAATTTTATTGGCAAAGCGCTGGATGCTGGCTTGCACAATGCTTTGTTTGTGGGGCTTTCTGAATTGAACACTATTCAAAAATTGCTCAAGACTGCCCGTGGGATTGATTTGATTGTCAGCTCCGTGGTGCCAGATCCGCAAAATTCTGACACGCAAATTGCGCGTGAGTATCGTGAAGCAATGAAGAGCTTTTTGTCGTTCCGGGCCGACACACCGTTTTATTTTGAGGCTTACCTTGGCCTTGAGTTGCTGACAGAATGCATCAGTCGAGTTGAGGGCGTGCCTACTATTCCCAAAATTATTGCTGGCTTTGAGAAATTTAATGAAGTGTACAAAGGTTTTGAGGTGCGCTTTAATCCGGTGGACCGTTCGCTTTCGCCGCGTGTGTGGATTAATGAGGGGGTTGGTAAGCCGTTGATTTCTGACAAAGAAAGTGAAAATGATGAATAA
- a CDS encoding class I SAM-dependent methyltransferase: MKRSLVYSSLVTTSIALGIFLVHGKKIASSNHQHQQTVFDNFLRSQPNTNIAVTHPHEWPASMYKDALLYNLRHHDSHVLDKNYLVPLFLMANRDHAKARQLLQHGTTDADLAELVATNPEASDFFTALKTNNRGKRFFYDLADYIQAIDVTPSTVHQYKRKGYLSYYAEKKEDYSIKSQETWQDKQRNVYKILQETRPQTVLDLGSNAGWFSELAEHLGAKVIATDIDESCLDYLYNKSKDHRLNITQAMLPFEQCNNPEVRERFASDTVLCLALVHHLVFVAGMRLEEIFEILAKLTKKTLILEYVDLEDKSLKWGLENPEFFKDANMYKRARQMLSTYAQESYNIKNILQIAKKYFSHNIILDSNTPERKLVILHR, from the coding sequence ATGAAACGATCGCTTGTTTATTCGTCGTTGGTAACTACCAGTATCGCCCTCGGGATTTTTCTGGTACACGGCAAAAAGATTGCCTCAAGCAACCACCAACACCAGCAAACGGTCTTCGACAACTTTCTCCGCTCCCAACCAAACACGAACATTGCGGTTACGCATCCCCACGAGTGGCCGGCAAGCATGTACAAAGATGCGCTGCTTTACAATCTCCGCCACCATGATTCTCATGTGTTGGACAAAAATTATCTCGTTCCACTTTTCTTGATGGCAAACAGGGACCATGCTAAAGCCCGCCAGCTCTTGCAACATGGCACCACTGATGCTGATCTTGCTGAGTTGGTTGCTACCAATCCTGAAGCCAGCGATTTCTTTACCGCACTTAAAACCAACAACCGCGGCAAAAGATTCTTTTATGATCTTGCAGACTACATTCAAGCGATTGACGTAACACCATCAACCGTGCATCAGTACAAGCGCAAGGGCTACCTTTCATATTATGCAGAAAAAAAAGAAGATTATTCGATCAAAAGCCAAGAAACATGGCAAGACAAGCAACGCAATGTTTACAAAATTTTGCAAGAAACAAGACCGCAAACGGTGCTTGATCTCGGCTCAAATGCCGGCTGGTTTTCAGAACTTGCAGAGCACCTTGGCGCAAAAGTAATTGCAACCGATATTGATGAATCCTGCCTTGATTATTTGTACAATAAATCAAAAGACCACCGCTTAAACATTACGCAGGCAATGCTTCCTTTTGAACAGTGCAACAATCCGGAAGTACGCGAGCGCTTTGCATCAGACACGGTGTTGTGCTTGGCACTTGTTCACCATTTGGTTTTTGTTGCAGGAATGAGGCTTGAAGAGATATTTGAAATACTCGCCAAGTTAACAAAGAAAACCTTGATCTTGGAGTATGTTGATTTGGAAGATAAATCTCTAAAATGGGGCTTGGAAAATCCTGAATTCTTTAAAGACGCAAACATGTACAAAAGAGCAAGGCAAATGCTAAGTACCTACGCACAAGAAAGCTATAATATAAAAAACATCCTGCAAATCGCCAAAAAATACTTTTCTCATAATATAATTCTAGATTCGAATACTCCAGAAAGAAAACTGGTTATCCTACATCGATAG